A stretch of Pseudomonas sp. LS.1a DNA encodes these proteins:
- the pabB gene encoding aminodeoxychorismate synthase component I encodes MPTCTLHPLPYQPDPAAYFARLRQAPGAILLDSARPGAERGRFDLLSAWPLQHLQAQPDEDGRAFLQRLRDGLAQLGHAQLPAGSELPFAGGLIGYLSYDFGRRLEHLPSLAVDDLGLPDAQLGLYAWALVTDHQCATSQLVFHPSLSGSECERLIALFEAVDNAESGSFQLLAPMAGDLQPEQYKAAFDQVQRYIQAGDCYQINLTQRFRAPCQGDPWHAYQALRKACPTPFSGYQQLADGSALLSFSPERFIRVSQRQVETRPIKGTRPRASNPAEDARNAEELLHSPKDRSENLMIVDLLRNDLGRTCEIGSVKVPELFSLESYPNVHHLVSSITGQLASDKDALDLIGDSFPGGSITGAPKIRAMQIIDELEPARRALYCGSLLYVDVRGEMDSSIAIRSLLVKGGQVSCWGGGAVVADSEWQAEYEESIAKVRVLMETLQGL; translated from the coding sequence ATGCCGACCTGTACGCTCCACCCCCTGCCCTACCAGCCCGACCCTGCCGCCTATTTCGCCCGCCTGCGCCAGGCCCCCGGTGCGATCCTGCTGGACAGCGCCCGCCCCGGCGCCGAGCGCGGCCGCTTCGACCTGCTCAGCGCCTGGCCGCTGCAACACTTGCAGGCGCAGCCCGACGAAGATGGCCGCGCCTTCCTCCAGCGCCTGCGCGACGGCCTGGCGCAACTGGGCCACGCACAGCTGCCCGCAGGCAGTGAGCTGCCATTCGCCGGCGGCCTGATCGGCTACCTGAGCTATGACTTCGGCCGCCGCCTGGAACACCTGCCCAGCCTGGCCGTGGACGACCTCGGCCTGCCAGACGCGCAACTGGGCCTGTATGCCTGGGCGCTGGTCACCGACCACCAGTGCGCGACCAGCCAGCTGGTATTCCACCCGAGCCTGTCGGGCAGCGAATGCGAACGCCTGATTGCCCTGTTCGAAGCTGTCGACAACGCTGAAAGCGGCAGCTTCCAGCTACTTGCGCCGATGGCCGGCGACCTGCAGCCCGAGCAGTACAAGGCTGCCTTTGACCAGGTGCAGCGTTATATCCAGGCCGGCGACTGCTATCAGATCAACCTTACCCAGCGCTTCCGCGCGCCCTGCCAGGGCGACCCGTGGCACGCTTACCAGGCCCTGCGCAAAGCCTGCCCCACACCCTTCTCCGGCTACCAGCAACTGGCCGACGGCAGCGCCCTGCTGAGTTTTTCGCCCGAGCGCTTCATCCGCGTCAGCCAGCGCCAGGTGGAAACCCGGCCGATCAAGGGCACCCGCCCACGCGCCAGCAACCCGGCCGAGGACGCGCGCAATGCCGAGGAGCTGCTGCATAGCCCCAAGGATCGCTCGGAAAACCTGATGATCGTCGACCTGCTGCGCAACGACCTGGGACGCACCTGCGAGATCGGTTCGGTGAAGGTGCCGGAGCTGTTCAGCCTGGAGAGCTACCCCAACGTGCACCACCTGGTCAGCAGCATTACCGGCCAACTGGCCAGCGACAAGGACGCCCTGGACCTGATCGGCGACAGTTTCCCCGGTGGCTCGATCACCGGCGCCCCGAAAATCCGCGCCATGCAGATCATCGACGAACTGGAGCCGGCGCGCCGGGCGCTGTACTGCGGCTCACTGCTTTACGTGGACGTGCGCGGCGAGATGGACAGCTCGATTGCCATTCGCAGCCTGCTGGTCAAGGGCGGACAGGTCAGCTGCTGGGGCGGCGGCGCGGTGGTGGCCGACTCCGAGTGGCAGGCCGAGTATGAAGAGTCGATTGCCAAGGTGCGGGTGTTGATGGAGACCCTGCAAGGCTTGTGA